A genomic segment from Hypomesus transpacificus isolate Combined female chromosome 13, fHypTra1, whole genome shotgun sequence encodes:
- the LOC124476034 gene encoding sulfotransferase 2B1-like, with product MQEITPLIQSGGDLTSVLTQLNWDRVPWLEEHRAQVLNLEQRPSPRLFATHFHYDMMPQSFFKDKPKVIYIMRNPRDVFTSSYHYYGMASYLVNPQSQGDFLQKFLSGKVMFGSWFDHVKGWLNAKDQDRVMYISYEEMIWDLRDSVARIALYMDSSLTPEVVEKIADHCMFKNMKQNKMSNYSLVPSEFMDQTKSEFLRKGVVGDWKNQLTVAQAELFDAVYRDKMKDVIYKFVWN from the exons ATGCAGGAGATCACTCCCCTGATTCAGAGTGGAGGAGACTTGACTTCGGTTCTGACCCAGCTTAACTGGGACCGGGTTCCCTGGCTGGAGGAACACAGGGCCCAGGTTCTCAACCTGGAACAGAGGCCTTCGCCTCGCCTGTTTGCAACACACTTCCACTATGACATGATGCCCCAGTCCTTCTTCAAGGACAAGCCCAAG GTGATTTACATCATGAGGAACCCCAGAGATGTGTTCACATCTTCCTACCATTATTATGGGATGGCCTCCTACCTGGTTAATCCCCAATCACAGGGCGATTTCTTACAGAAGTTTCTCAGTGGAAAAG TTATGTTTGGTTCATGGTTCGACCATGTTAAGGGTTGGTTGAATGCAAAGGACCAGGACCGTGTTATGTACATCTCCTATGAGGAGATGATATGG GACCTGAGGGATTCTGTTGCCAGGATTGCCCTCTACATGGACAGTTCCTTAACCCCCGAGGTGGTTGAGAAGATAGCAGACCACTGCATGTTCAAGAACATGAAGCAAAACAAGATGTCCAACTACTCCCTGGTACCCAGCGAGTTCATGGACCAGACCAAATCAGAATTCCTCAGGAAAG GAGTCGTAGGAGACTGGAAGAACCAGCTCACTGTGGCCCAAGCAGAGTTATTTGATGCTGTTTACAGAGACAAAATGAAGGATGTCATATACAAATTTGTGTGGAACTGA
- the LOC124475742 gene encoding sulfotransferase 2B1-like: MTEEELYTVYKGVYLPKLLHPPESIAYYEQFTFRPDDVVIVTYPKSGTTWMQEITPLIQSGGDLTSVLTQLNWDRVPWLEEHRAQVLSLEQRPSPRLFATHFHYDMMPQSFFKDKPKVIYIMRNPRDVFTSSYHYYGMASYLVNPQSQGDFLQKFLSGKVMFGSWFDHVKGWLNAKDQDRVMYISYEEMIWDLRDSVARIALYMDSSLTPEVVEKIADHCMFKNMKQNKMSNYSLVPSEFMDQTKSEFLRKGVVGDWKNQLTVAQAELFDAVYRDKMKDVIYKFVWN, encoded by the exons ATGACTGAAGAAGAATTATACACCGTCTACAAAGGAGTCTATCTTCCAAAACTGTTACATCCTCCAGAGAGCATTGCATACTATGAACAATTCACTTTTAGACCGGACGACGTTGTTATTGTGACTTATCCGAAATCTG GCACAACATGGATGCAGGAGATCACTCCCCTGATTCAGAGTGGAGGAGACTTGACTTCGGTTCTGACCCAGCTTAACTGGGACCGGGTTCCCTGGCTGGAGGAACACAGGGCCCAGGTTCTCAGCCTGGAACAGAGGCCTTCGCCTCGCCTGTTTGCAACACACTTCCACTATGACATGATGCCCCAGTCCTTCTTCAAGGACAAGCCCAAG GTGATTTACATCATGAGGAACCCCAGAGATGTGTTCACATCTTCCTACCATTATTATGGGATGGCCTCCTACCTGGTTAATCCCCAATCACAGGGCGATTTCTTACAGAAGTTTCTCAGTGGAAAAG TTATGTTTGGTTCATGGTTCGACCATGTTAAGGGTTGGTTGAATGCAAAGGACCAGGACCGTGTTATGTACATCTCCTATGAGGAGATGATATGG GACCTGAGGGATTCTGTTGCCAGGATTGCCCTCTACATGGACAGTTCCTTAACCCCCGAGGTGGTTGAGAAGATAGCAGACCACTGCATGTTCAAGAACATGAAGCAAAACAAGATGTCCAACTACTCCCTGGTACCCAGCGAGTTCATGGACCAGACCAAATCAGAATTCCTCAGGAAAG GAGTCGTAGGAGACTGGAAGAACCAGCTCACTGTGGCCCAAGCAGAGTTATTTGATGCTGTTTACAGAGACAAAATGAAGGATGTCATATACAAATTTGTGTGGAACTGA